Proteins from a genomic interval of Cottoperca gobio chromosome 8, fCotGob3.1, whole genome shotgun sequence:
- the dock6 gene encoding dedicator of cytokinesis protein 7 isoform X1: MTSTASERRAFAHKINRTVAAEVRKQVSRDYGSPQLTKKRGGAHLPLPLTEVAEPVDFEEYVSSHAPGVEPGPLRQLMEFPQDDLELLPLDKECITLEPPLPEEEDSLDPRVRDALAVYTDDWLVIQRKYQRYSTMYSPHNSERQRERQRGLVKQTFELDESAAAERQDEQDDAKRRSVSLDETPRGSWASSIFDLKNSSPDALLPSVLERAAAEDMDRRNTEARLQGRHNDLLGLYPPPDEDEAVERCSVPEVPKEHCGQRIMVKCLSLKFEIEIEPIFGTLALYDVKEKKKISENFYFDLNSDQMKGLLKPHTPHVAISTLARSAIFSITYPSADIFLVIKLEKVLQQGDIGECCEPYMVMKESDSSKHKEKLEKLRLQAEQSCSRLGCFRMPFAWTAIHLLNIVSSVGGLDRSDPDSDSERKGHGTWNDRKKKGCERMSVGDDMCNFATFRPATLTVTNFFKQEGDRLSDEDLYKYLADMRRPSSVLRRLRPVTAQLKIDISPAPDSPHYCLSPELLHVKPYPDLRVRPTKDVLEFPARYVYTPHTTYRNLLYVYPQSLNFSSRQGSVRNIAVKVQFMAAEDPSQALPVIFGKSSCAEFMQDAYTPIIYHNKSPEFYEEMKMKIPANLTDNHHLLFTFYHISCQPKQNTPLETPVGYTWIPLMQHGRLRTGSFSLPVSVEKLPPSYSVLTPDVQLPGMKWVDNHKAVFNVEVTAASSVHTQDPHLDKFFTLVYVLEEYSFPFRLKDVIITEANMEGELKASMSALRGALLDTCVRFLHQLLNKLIQLIVYPPVIAGQIVNLGRAAFEAMTLLVNQIHKNLEGNQDQHGRNNLLVSYVHYCFRVPTAEPAVPPTAGKQSYEMPMQYATLSRATARPSSLHLARSKSISNSNPDLASTPVSPDEEVQRIIGSKGIDRSHSWVNSAYAPGGSRSVLRRNPNSSCELKQLLHEELALQWVVSTSAVREAALQQAWFFFQLMTKSMTHHLFLTSKLDVARRQRFPDRFVDDIAALVCAISADIANRYHKDVELVERLNSSLAFFLNDLLSLMDRGFVFNLIRSYYKQIANKLNTAQNPSSLNALRVDFTRIVCSHEHYVILNLPCSTLSPPASPSPSTSSTTSQSSAFSSMVQDQGVATMFELSVPFRQQHFLSGLLLAELSLILDPEGEGVFFLHKKAISAVHSLLCSHDADPRYTDPQVRAHVAQLYLPLIPIVMETLHQLHDFSDSSPARSRHTTAHADDADPDSGNTISQSVAMAIAGSPLPHVKANPFALPTVAGRQSSSLSAECSRTLLVSFLWVLKNADAALLERWVSDLSVLQINRLLDLLHLCVSCFEYKGKKALERINSLTFKKSQDMKARLEEAILGTIGARQEMVRRCRERSPYGSQENVRWRKNVTHWRQNTDRVDKTKAEMEQESVVDGNLATEASLIVLDTLEIVVKTVVASELKESVLGGVLRVLLHSMAGNRSALFLQHCFTTQRALVFKFPEMLFDEDTELCADLCLRLLRHCSSSVGSVRSHASASLYLLMRQNFEIGNNFARVKMQVTMSLSSLVGTSQNFNEEHLRHSLKTILTYAEEDLELRDTPFPEQVQDLVFNLHMILTDTVKMKEHQQDPEMLIDLMYRIAKGYQNSPDLRLTWLQNMAGKHSERGNHAEAAHCLVHSAALVAEYLNMLEDCRYLPIGCVTFQNISSNVLEESAVSDDVLSPEEEGICAGKYFSESGLVGLLEQASASFNMAAMYEAINEVYKILLPVHEANRDFKKLATVHGKLQDAFNKVYNQSSGWERMFGTYFRVGFYGCRFGDLDEQEFVYKEPSITKLAEISHRLEEFYSERFGDDMIEIIKDSNPVDKNKLDPNKAYLQITYVEPFFDTYELKERITYFDKNYNLRTFMYCTPFTLDGRAHGDLNEQYKRKSILTTTHAFPYIKTRINVIHKEEIILVPMEVAIEDMQKKTQELAFATTQEPSDAKMLQMVLQGSVGTTVNQGPLEVAQVFLSDIPDDPKLFRHHNKLRLCFKDFTKRCEDALRKNKALIGPDQKEYHRELERNYNKLKEALGPLINRKIPQLYRTLPAQTTQTQRNSYSRSSLRRVDC, translated from the exons ATGACATCTACAGCGAGCGAAAGGAGGGCGTTTGCTCATAAAATCAACCG GACGGTCGCTGCAGAGGTCAGGAAACAAGTTTCCAGAGACTATGGCTCTCCTCAGCTGACCAAGAAACGAGGAGGCGCCCACCTCCCT TTGCCCCTGACGGAGGTGGCTGAGCCGGTGGACTTTGAGGAGTATGTGAGCAGTCATGCTCCTGGGGTGGAGCCCGGCCCGCTCAGGCAGCTAATGGAGTTCCCCCAGGATGACTTGGAGCTCCTCCCACTGGACAAAGAGTGCATTACACTGGAGCCCCCGCTgcctgaggaggagga CTCTCTAGATCCCAGAGTGAGAGATGCCTTGGCAGTCTACACAGATGACTGGCTTGTCATTCAAAGAAA ATATCAGCGCTACAGCACCATGTACAGCCCTCACAACTCTGAGCGTCAGCGGGAGAGGCAGCGAGGGCTCGTCAAACAGACCTTTGAACTGGACGAGTCTGCGGCTGCAGAGCGCCAGGACGAGCAG GATGACGCAAAGCGGCGTTCAGTCAGCCTCGATGAGACACCTCGGGGCAGCTGGGCCTCCAGTATCTTTGACCTGAAGAATTCCTCCCCAGACGCTCTCCTGCCGTCCGTGCTGGAACGCGCAGCTGCAGAGGACATGGACCGCCGCAATACTGAGGCCCGCCTGCAGGGGCGCCACAATGACCTGCTGGGCCTGTACCCTCCCCCTGATGAG gatGAAGCAGTAGAGAGATGCTCTGTCCCTGAAGTGCCCAAGGAACACTGTGGCCAGAGAATAATGGTCAAATGTCTGTCTCTGAA GTTTGAAATAGAAATTGAGCCGATATTTGGTACACTTGCCCTGTATGACgtcaaggaaaagaaaaag ATCTCTGAGAATTTCTACTTCGACCTGAACTCAGATCAGATGAAAGGGCTGCTTAAACCCCACACGCCTCACGTAGCCATTTCCACACTGGCCCGTTCTGCCATCTTCTCCATCACTTACCCTTCCGCCGATATCTTCTTGGTCATTAAG CTCGAGAAAGTCCTTCAACAAGGAGACATTGGAGAATGCTGTGAACCCTACATGGTCATGAAAGAGTCCGATTCCTCCAAG CACaaggagaagctggagaagcTGCGTCTGCAGGCGGAGCAGTCGTGCAGTCGTCTTGGTTGTTTCCGCATGCCGTTTGCCTGGACGGCCATTCACCTCCTCAACATCGTCAGCAGTGTGGGGGGTCTGGATCGGTCGGACCCGGACTCTGACTCCG AGCGAAAAGGCCACGGGACCTGGAacgacagaaagaaaaagggcTGTGAGCGGATGAGTGTCGGGGACGACATGTGTAACTTCGCCACTTTCCGTCCAGCGACCTTGACCGTCACCAACTTCTTTAAACAG GAAGGGGACAGACTGAGCGACGAGGACCTCTACAAGTATCTGGCAGATATGCGCCGACCGTCCTCTGTCCTCCGACGACTGAGGCCCGTCACAG CCCAGTTGAAGATCGACATCTCTCCCGCGCCGGACTCGCCTCATTACTGTCTGTCGCCGGAGCTGCTTCATGTGAAGCCGTACCCCGACCTGCGTGTTCGCCCCACCAAAGATGTGCTGGAGTTCCCTGCTCGCTACGTCTACACACCGCACACCACCTACAG GAACCTGCTCTACGTTTACCCACAAAGCCTGAACTTCAGCAGTCGTCAGGGCTCAGTGAGGAACATCGCTGTGAAGGTTCAGTTCATGGCGGCCGAGGATCCCAGTCAAGCTCTGCCG GTCATCTTTGGGAAGTCGAGTTGCGCTGAGTTCATGCAAGACGCGTACACTCCCATCATCTACCATAACAA GTCTCCTGAGTTCTATgaggagatgaagatgaagattcCTGCCAATCTGACAGACAACCACCATCTGCTGTTCACCTTCTACCACATCAGCTGCCAGCCCAAACAGAACACTCCTCTGGAGACTCCTGTGGGCTACACT TGGATCCCTCTGATGCAGCATGGCCGACTACGCACCGGCTCCTTCAGTTTGCCCGTCTCTGTGGAAAAGCTCCCACCCAGCTACTCTGTACTCACCCCTGAC GTTCAGCTCCCAGGCATGAAGTGGGTGGATAATCACAAAGCCGTGTTCAATGTCGAGGTGACGGCGGCCTCCTCGGTTCACACTCAG GACCCCCACCTGGATAAGTTCTTCACTCTAGTGTATGTTCTGGAGGAGTACTCCTTCCCCTTCCGCCTGAAGGACGTCATCATTACGGAGGCAAACATGGAGGGTGAGCTGAAGGCCAGCATGTCTGCACTGAGAGGGGCCCTGCTGGATACCTGCGTCAGGTTCCTGCATCAGCTGCTCAACAAGCTCATTCAGCTCATTGTCTACCCACCGGTCATCGCGGGCCAAATTG TGAACCTCGGCCGGGCTGCCTTCGAAGCGATGACTTTGTTGGTGAACCAGATCCACAAGAACCTGGAGGGGAACCAGGATCAGCACGGGCGCAACAACCTGCTGGTGTCCTACGTCCACTACTGCTTCCGCGTGCCAACTGCAGAACCTGCAGTACCCCCGACGG CTGGCAAGCAGTCCTACGAGATGCCGATGCAGTACGCCACCTTGTCGAGAGCAACAGCCCGTCCAAGCAGCCTCCACCTGGCCCGCTCCAAGAGTATCAGCAACTCCAACCCGGACCTGGCCAGCACTCCTGTGTCTCCTGACGAAGAGGTGCAGAGGATCATAGGGAGCAAG GGTATTGACCGCTCCCACTCCTGGGTAAACTCTGCTTATGCCCCCGGGGGCTCCAGATCTGTGCTACGCCGAAACCCCAACTCCAGCTGTGAGCTCAAGCAG CTGCTCCACGAGGAGCTGGCTCTGCAGTGGGTGGTCAGCACCAGCGCAGTGAGGGAAGCGGCGCTGCAGCAGGCCTGGTTTTTCTTCCAGCTCATG ACAAAGAGCATGACCCATCACTTATTCCTGACCTCCAAGTTGGACGTTGCCAGGCGTCAGCGTTTCCCAGACCGCTTTGTGGACGACATCGCTGCACTCGTGTGTGCCATCAGTGCCGACATCGCCAATCGATACCACAAG GATGTGGAGCTTGTGGAGAGGTTGAATAGCAGTCTGGCCTTCTTCCTGAATGACCTGCTGTCTCTCATGGACCGGGGCTTTGTGTTCAACCTCATCCGCTCCTACTACAAACAG ATTGCCAACAAGCTGAACACGGCGCAGAACCCCAGCTCTCTGAATGCTCTGAGGGTGGACTTCACTCGTATCGTCTGCAGCCACGAGCACTACGTCATCCTCAACCTGCCGTGCTCCACTCTCAGCCCTCCAGCCTCCCCgtccccctccacctcctccaccacctcgcAG AGTTCAGCGTTCTCCAGTATGGTGCAAGACCAGGGCGTGGCCACCATGTTTGAGCTCTCCGTCCCTTTCCGCCagcagcacttcctgtctggcCTGCTGCTCGCTGAGCTCTCTCTCATCCTTGACCCTGAAGGAGAAGG gGTTTTCTTCCTTCATAAAAAGGCCATCAGTGCCGTTCACTCCCTGCTGTGCAGCCATGATGCAGACCCTCGTTACACGGACCCTCAGGTCAGAGCCCACGTCGCTCAGCTCTACCTGCCCCTCATCCCCATCGTCATGGAGACGTTGCATCAGCTCCACGACTTCTCCG ACTCCTCGCCTGCCCGGAGCCGCCATACCACGGCCCACGCCGACGATGCCGACCCAGACAGCGGCAACACTATCAGTCAGTCTGTTGCCATGGCGATTGCCGGCTCCCCTTTGCCGCACGTCAAAGCCAACCCGTTCGCGCTGCCCACAGTG GCTGGGCGCCAGTCCAGCTCTCTGTCTGCCGAGTGCAGCAGGACTCTGCTGGTGAGTTTCCTGTGGGTGCTGAAGAATGCAGATGCTGCTCTCCTGGAGCGCTGGGTGTCGGATTTGTCTGTCTTGCAAATCAACCGCCTGCTGGATCTTCTGCATCTCTGTGTCTCCTGCTTTGAATACAAG GGGAAGAAGGCTCTGGAGAGGATCAACAGTCTGACGTTTAAAAAGTCTCAGGACATGAAGGCCCGGCTGGAGGAGGCCATACTGGGCACCATCGGGGCTCGTCAGGAGATGGTCCGCCGCTGCAGAG AAAGGAGTCCGTACGGCAGCCAGGAGAACGTGAGGTGGAGGAAGAACGTCACTCACTGGAGACAAAATACAGACAGAGTGGAtaa GACTAAAGCGGAGATGGAGCAGGAGTCTGTGGTGGATGGAAACTTAGCTACTGAGGCCTCTCTGATAGTACTGGACACACTGGAGATTGTAGTCAAG acTGTGGTGGCCTCGGAGCTAAAGGAAAGTGTTCTGGGTGGGGTGCTGAGAGTGCTCCTCCACAGCATGGCAGGCAACCGGAGCGCCCTCTTCCTGCAGCACTGCTTCACTACACAAAGGGCTCTGGTCTTCAAG tTTCCAGAGATGCTGTTTGACGAGGACACGGAGCTTTGTGCCGACCTATGCCTGCGTCTCCTGcgtcactgcagcagcagtgtcGGCTCCGTCAGAAGTCACGCCTCCGCCTCTCTTTACCTGCTCATGAGGCAGAACTTCGAGATTGGAAAC AACTTTGCTCGAGTGAAGATGCAAGTCACCATGTCCCTGTCGTCACTGGTGGGAACGTCACAAAACTTCAACGAGGAGCACCTTCGCCATTCGCTCAAGACGATCCTGACGTACGCTGAAGAGGACCTGGAGCTGCGCGACACGCCCTTCCCAGAGCAG GTCCAGGATCTGGTGTTCAACCTGCACATGATCCTCACTGACACTGTGAAGATGAAAGAGCATCAGCAGGATCCAGAGATGCTCATCGACCTAATGTACAG GATTGCGAAGGGCTACCAGAACTCCCCTGACCTGCGTCTGACGTGGCTCCAGAACATGGCAGGGAAACACTCTGAGAGAGGGAACCATGCCGAGGCCGCTCACTGTCTGGTCCACAGCGCAGCGCTGGTGGCAGAATACCTCAACATGCTGGAGGATTGCCGCTACCTGCCAATCGGTTGTGTCACATTTCAG AATATTTCATCCAACGTGTTGGAGGAGTCCGCCGTATCGGATGACGTCCTGTCtccagaggaggaggggatCTGTGCCGGGAAGTACTTCAGCGAGTCCGGCCTGGTGGGCCTCCTGGAGCAAGCATCTGCCTCCTTCAACATG GCCGCTATGTACGAGGCCATAAATGAAGTGTACAAGATTCTGCTGCCCGTCCATGAAGCCAACAGAGACTTTAAAAAGCTGGCTACTGTCCACGGGAAGCTGCAGGATGCCTTCAACAAAGTCTACAACCAA AGTTCAGGATGGGAG AGAATGTTTGGGACCTATTTCCGGGTGGGTTTCTATGGCTGCCGGTTCGGAGACCTGGATGAACAAGAGTTTGTCTACAAGGAACCATCAATCACCAAATTAGCCGAGATCTCCCACAGACTCGAG GAGTTCTACTCGGAGAGGTTTGGGGACGACATGATTGAAATTATCAAGGACTCTAACCCAgtggacaaaaacaaactggaTCCCAACAAG GCCTACCTCCAGATCACCTACGTTGAGCCGTTCTTCGACACGTACGAGCTGAAGGAAAGAATCACCTACTTCGACAAGAACTACAACCTGCGTACTTTCATGTACTGTACTCCCTTCACTCTGGACGGCCGAGCCCACGGCGACCTGAATGAGCAGTACAAACGCAAAAGCATCCTGACAACAACTCACGCCTTTCCTTACATCAAGACACGCATCAATGTTATCCACAAGGAGGAG ATCATTCTCGTCCCCATGGAGGTGGCCATTGAGGACATGCAGAAGAAGACTCAGGAGCTCGCCTTCGCTACGACCCAAGAGCCTTCAGACGCCAAGATGCTGCAGATGGTGCTGCAGGGCTCTGTGGGCACCACCGTCAACCAG GGCCCCCTGGAGGTGGCGCAGGTCTTTCTCTCCGACATTCCTGATGACCCAAAGCTGTTTCGTCATCACAACAAACTGCGCCTCTGCTTTAAAGACTTCACTAAGAG GTGTGAGGATGCCCTGAGGAAGAACAAAGCCCTGATTGGGCCGGATCAGAAGGAGTACCACAGAGAGCTGGAGAGGAACTACAATAAACTGAAAGAAGCTCTGGGTCCTCTCATCAACCGCAAGATCCCGCAGCTATACAGAACCCTGCCAGCTCAGACTACGCAAACACAACG GAACTCCTACAGCAGGTCCAGTCTCCGCAGAGTCGACTGTTGA